In Clostridium ljungdahlii DSM 13528, the genomic window TACGGAAAAACAGAAGCTCGAAAACGTCCTTGGAAGTGAAGAACTCAAGATATTTAATACTGCTATAGGTACTGGAATACTTGAAAATTATAATGAAAGTGATTTAAGATATGATAAAATTATAATTTTAAGTGATGCAGATGTAGATGGATATCATATAAGGTCCCTTTGGATGACTTATATATATAGATATATGAGACAGCTCATTTCAAATGGTCACCTTTATATAGCACTGCCGCCCCTTTATAAAGTATATAAGCAGAATAAAGGCAAAGAGGTAATTAAGTATGCCTATAGTGATGAGACACTGCCAGATGCAAAAAAGAAAATAGGAAAAGGTGTGCTTGTACAGAGATACAAAGGACTTGGTGAAATGAATCCAGACCAGCTCTGGGAAACTACTTTAAATCCTGAAACGAGAACACTGCAGCAAATAACTATAGATGATGCTGCTAAAGCTGAAAAGATGGTATCACTTTTAATGGGAGATGTAGTTGCACCTAGAAAAAAATATATGTATAAATATGCACAATTTTAGATAATGCACAATTCGCAGTTAATGAAATTTAATTATATAACCTTATAGCTTAAAGTGAAAGAATCGGAGGAAATGGATTTGGTTAAGAACACAGTAATTCCAAAAGATAACAATATAATAAAAATTCCTATAGAAGAAGCTATGCCGGACAATTATCTTCCTTATGCAGTAGAAGTGGCAAAGGACAGGGCACTTCCTGATGTCAGAGATGGGTTAAAACCTGTACATAGAAGGATAATATATGGTTCATATATGTTAAAGGCTTTTCCAGACAAACCATATTACAAGTCTGCAAGGATAGTAGGAGACATCCTTGGAAAATATCATCCTCATGGAGATACTTCCGTATATGACGCCATGGTAATACTAGCCCAAGATTTTACAACTAGGATGCCAATTATAGATGGTCATGGAAATTGGGGAAGTCAGGATGGAGATAGTGCAGCTGCCATGCGTTATACAGAAGCAAGACTTACACCTATTGCTATGGAAATGATAAGAGATATAGAAAAAGGTGTAGTAAATATGGTGGACAATTATTCTGGATCTGAAAAGGAACCGGAAGTTCTTCCTGCAAGATATCCCAACTTACTTGTAAATGGAGCTTTTGGAATAGCTGTAGGTCTTGCCACTAACATACCCCCACATAATTTGAGAGAAGTAATAGATGCTACTGTAGCATATATTGATAATAGAGATATAACTGTAGAGGAACTTATGAATTACATAAAAGGACCGGATTTGCCTACAGGAGGAATAATTATAGGTAAAAAATCTATGATTTCAGCCTATGAAACAGGAGAAGGAAAAGTTACATTAAGGGCCAAGACTTCCATAGAGAAATTGGACAGCGGAAGACTTGGAATAGTTATTACAGAGTTTCCTTATAGAAGGAGTAAGGCAAAATTACTTCAGGTAATTTCTGAAATGACTGCAGACAAAAGGTATGCAAGGGCACTAGAGCCTATATCGGATATAAGAGATGAATCTGATAGAAGTGGTATAAGAGCAGTAATAGAATTTAAAAAATCTACAGATATGAAATTGGCTCAGAAGATTTTAAAATATTTACTGAAGAAAACGGACCTTCAATGCAATATATCTTTTAACATGGTAGCATTAGGAGATGGAAAGCCAATAACTATGGGATTAAAACTCATATTGAAATATTATGTGGAATACCAAAAAGAAATCATAACAAAGAGAACTAAAAGGGAATTGGAAGAAGCAAAAAAGAGATTTCATATTGTAGAGGGATTTATAAAAGCTCTGGGAATAATGGATGAAATTATAAAGACTATTAGAAGTTCTAAATCGAAAAAAGATGCGGCTTCAAACCTTATGGAACAGTTTGATTTTACATACCCCCAGGCGGAGGCTATACTGGAGCTTATGCTGTACAGGCTCACTGGACTTGAAATAGATTCTTTTGAAAAAGAACATGAAAAACTTTTGAAAGTTATAAAAAAACTTACTAAAATATTGGAAAGTGAGAAGGAAATTCTGAAAGTTATAAAAAAAGAACTTATTGAAGTTGGAGAAAAATATGGAGACGATAGAAGAACTGCTATTGTTGAAGAAGATGAGAAGGCAAAAATAGATGTAGATGAAATTATAATAGATGAAGATATAGTTATTACTATGTCAAAAGAGGGATATATAAAGAGGACCTCTTTAAAAAGTTATAATCGCTCTAG contains:
- a CDS encoding DNA topoisomerase IV subunit A, whose product is MVKNTVIPKDNNIIKIPIEEAMPDNYLPYAVEVAKDRALPDVRDGLKPVHRRIIYGSYMLKAFPDKPYYKSARIVGDILGKYHPHGDTSVYDAMVILAQDFTTRMPIIDGHGNWGSQDGDSAAAMRYTEARLTPIAMEMIRDIEKGVVNMVDNYSGSEKEPEVLPARYPNLLVNGAFGIAVGLATNIPPHNLREVIDATVAYIDNRDITVEELMNYIKGPDLPTGGIIIGKKSMISAYETGEGKVTLRAKTSIEKLDSGRLGIVITEFPYRRSKAKLLQVISEMTADKRYARALEPISDIRDESDRSGIRAVIEFKKSTDMKLAQKILKYLLKKTDLQCNISFNMVALGDGKPITMGLKLILKYYVEYQKEIITKRTKRELEEAKKRFHIVEGFIKALGIMDEIIKTIRSSKSKKDAASNLMEQFDFTYPQAEAILELMLYRLTGLEIDSFEKEHEKLLKVIKKLTKILESEKEILKVIKKELIEVGEKYGDDRRTAIVEEDEKAKIDVDEIIIDEDIVITMSKEGYIKRTSLKSYNRSSGKVEDIEYREGDFNEYFINSSTKDTLMFFTDSGDMYRIRGMDIPEFKWKEKGEKLDNLIKGIDLEKNHITAVYSIKDFNLQKDFVFFTSIGGIKRTGIESFVTNYTKLMALKLKNGEKLIGVELVDRSANVEFIKVETKSGLEFTVRSPEINLEDRNIVTTPLVTLQGEDFAVKMDFSTEPEYKEFYININKSGIIKVLNSGKSSKSVFTNSSSYILIFTLDGEVLSIPAFMLQNVDNSGIDIKVLMKNIDVGNILKIISVEDFDCGYVYFFTQYGMVKKTALMEFKQIAGCSTAYKFKDKKDSLVNVEYSDKEEIEIFLITERGMGIKFKANTVNTMGKLAAGVTAISLKEDDKVAYCFLIDGNDSKDYKLNLISEKGNKEQINVKDVVLQNRAGRGKSIMLIVMDDKVKKVY